Proteins from a genomic interval of Zingiber officinale cultivar Zhangliang chromosome 2A, Zo_v1.1, whole genome shotgun sequence:
- the LOC122042183 gene encoding uncharacterized protein LOC122042183, with protein sequence MSDEAQRMTALKRAYADIIFNTTKESATRILASERRALQLQQNLSLVKEESLAMLLRLKAIMEAKITESEKANLSQVKKIQELEVELREANDKIHYLKSEVRRLNSELDRKSDIETKFIDEKKPGSSVSCKKYNIREDIYKSGSRLHSPNGLKIIKNSSRYFTKDVTRHEPMKNLVRSNHYGGNLDFASVTQSNKEPEFYRDGCIHRTQAFEEIHDQESNSTTMCVNKKAEGAPPGHSRASNHVADLQHKKAERAFPQKFGTTKKRLRRNTRQRKFLTWPTSSDTLHDMLPQGLLKSSYSSVRQSDLDRSAENMHRNGRTASPDCSAQMPGEDQESEENRKTNLNRSFRKKNLGLSNGSGVMASGTILKPCNSSSSGTTCQENGLKEPLMMNARVLIDDSVSDDDGKNSRTTEQKMPAKSYCNLEQNLDTSATKEETTNAPPSDHKDEPCKPTESDVVEGAKLLKYTFQRKRKRGCMDSKVGSKFLEEKMSKKNVDKGTVENLSPRDMDKENEENVSTRKMDNDNVLVENHKSSMVVESSRDSRRMAQVARQLISLSERRWW encoded by the exons ATGTCCGACGAGGCCCAG AGAATGACGGCGCTGAAGAGGGCTTACGCGGACATTATCTTCAACACGACAAAGGAGTCGGCGACTCGGATTCTAGCCTCGGAGCGGAGGGCGCTCCAGCTGCAGCAGAACCTGTCGCTAGTTAAAGAAGAGTCGTTGGCGATGCTTCTTCGTCTGAAGGCGATCATGGAGGCAAAG ATCACTGAATCAGAAAAGGCAAACTTGTCTCAGGTAAAGAAGATTCAAGAACTTGAAGTTGAACTCAGAGAAGCAAATGATAAGATACATTATCTTAAATCGGAAGTAAGGAGACTGAATTCTGAATTGGACCGTAAGAGCGATATTGAAACCAAATTTATTGATGAGAAAAAACCTGGTAGCAGTGTAAGTTGCAAGAAGTATAATATTCGTGAGGACATATACAAATCGGGTTCACGCCTTCACTCTCCAAATGGGCTTAAAATTATAAAGAATTCTAGCCGCTACTTCACCAAAGATGTGACGAGACATGAACCCATGAAAAATTTGGTCAGGTCGAATCATTACGGTGGCAATCTGGACTTTGCATCAGTGACACAAAGCAACAAAGAGCCAGAGTTTTATCGCGATGGTTGCATTCATAGGACAcaagcatttgaagaaattcatGATCAGGAATCAAATTCAACAACAATGTGTGTGAACAAGAAGGCTGAAGGAGCACCCCCCGGGCATAGCCGAGCTAGTAACCATGTGGCAGATTTGCAGCACAAGAAGGCTGAAAGGGCCTTTCCCCAAAAGTTTGGTACCACCAAAAAAAGGTTAAGAAGAAATACGAGACAACGAAAATTCCTTACGTGGCCCACAAGTTCTGATACCCTTCATGACATGCTGCCTCAAGGATTATTAAAGTCCAGTTATTCCAGTGTTAGGCAAAGTGATCTAGATCGATCTGCTGAAAATATGCATAGGAATGGCAGAACAGCTTCTCCAGATTGTTCAGCACAAATGCCTGGAGAGGACCAGGAATCAGAAGAAAATCGGAAGACTAACTTGAACAGATCTTTCAGGAAAAAGAACTTGGGGCTTTCCAATGGCAGTGGAGTAATGGCAAGTGGAACCATCCTAAAGCCGTGCAACTCTTCGAGCAGCGGAACCACTTGCCAAGAAAATGGTCTAAAAGAACCACTCATGATGAATGCAAGAGTGTTGATTGATGATTCTGTTTCAGATGATGATGGTAAAAATAGCAGAACTACAGAACAGAAAATGCCAGCAAAATCATATTGTAATTTAGAACAGAATCTTGATACTTCTGCAACAAAggaagaaacaactaatgcaCCACCAAGTGATCATAAAGATGAACCTTGCAAACCAACTGAATCTGATGTAGTTGAAGGTGCCAAATTACTCAAATACACTTTTCAGAGGAAGCGGAAGAGGGGATGCATGGATAGCAAAGTTGGTTCCAAATTCCTGGAGGAAAAAATGTCTAAGAAAAATGTTGACAAAGGTACTGTGGAAAACTTGTCTCCAAGGGATATGGATAAAGAAAATGAGGAAAATGTGTCCACAAGAAAAATGGACAATGATAATGTTTTGGTGGAGAACCACAAATCTAGCATGGTAGTGGAATCATCTAGAGACAGCAGGAGGATGGCACAGGTTGCTCGTCAG CTCATTTCCCTGTCTGAGAGGAGA